The following proteins come from a genomic window of Alicyclobacillus dauci:
- a CDS encoding helix-turn-helix domain-containing protein, with protein sequence MTDPWHDLRDRRCRKGMTQMELAYRIVSQAQMSLIEQGVVMPSEKVISRLAVRVGCHPDIWLEAWAPHRTQVDLKRQLAFVRVE encoded by the coding sequence ATGACTGACCCTTGGCACGACCTGCGCGACAGACGATGTCGCAAGGGCATGACACAGATGGAATTGGCCTACCGTATCGTGTCACAAGCGCAGATGTCCCTGATCGAGCAAGGGGTCGTCATGCCGAGTGAGAAAGTCATCTCGCGACTGGCCGTCCGTGTGGGCTGTCATCCGGATATATGGCTTGAGGCTTGGGCCCCACATCGAACACAAGTGGACCTGAAGCGTCAGTTGGCGTTCGTTCGTGTCGAATAA
- a CDS encoding GNAT family N-acetyltransferase, whose protein sequence is MVFKNIRFVTNDMDAMRRLYAADHQDTSWPSHLRSLGAFETWLDQWDLRGWLEDGQIEVMFASNHEQAIGYGTIVRVPAEFAPDDVTAVEGGSYLSYHARGVGLNQQLKSRLHATAAVQYQANKVVYAISLDNTRARRAMLNLPWSCCEVTSDMPNSPWYKFLRRRQWETQTNISLYVFDLIKIFDTSPLTK, encoded by the coding sequence ATGGTCTTTAAAAACATTCGATTTGTTACAAATGATATGGATGCCATGCGACGTCTGTATGCCGCTGACCACCAAGACACCTCATGGCCAAGTCATCTGCGTTCCCTTGGCGCGTTTGAGACGTGGTTGGATCAGTGGGATTTGCGCGGGTGGCTCGAGGATGGACAAATTGAAGTCATGTTTGCGAGCAACCACGAACAAGCAATTGGTTATGGCACTATCGTGCGCGTGCCGGCTGAATTTGCTCCTGACGACGTAACAGCCGTCGAAGGTGGGTCATATCTGTCGTATCACGCACGTGGGGTGGGCCTAAATCAGCAGTTGAAAAGTCGTTTACATGCAACAGCCGCCGTTCAATACCAAGCCAACAAAGTGGTGTATGCTATATCTCTAGACAACACCCGTGCAAGGCGAGCCATGTTGAATCTGCCATGGTCTTGTTGCGAGGTTACTAGTGACATGCCAAATAGCCCATGGTACAAATTTTTGCGCAGACGACAGTGGGAAACCCAGACGAACATATCCCTTTACGTTTTCGATCTTATAAAAATCTTTGACACCTCACCATTGACCAAATGA
- a CDS encoding acyl-CoA dehydrogenase family protein, with the protein MSILNASERDAIQLNHLAIDQDLIQRANEIRNRVIQFREEEGKDWAERIERTETLPKELWDRMRELGFHKLTQPKWVGGEGLPLTLYFPILEEIAHCHGSIRMIFHAYNSIWRTVGQGTKEQQEYWLKKLVDEGSLVAFALTEPDNGTGIDLRTTATPENGKFILNGRKHLITFAEEAGVIAVIAKMEGGAGRGGLTAFLIPQGRAGMKLEPMPHMMGDKGCSHAVITFENCEVSEDEVLGEIGEGFGVAVRGFLDQSRACIAQSAVGLAQEALDATIHFVRHRTTFGKAIASRQAIQMRLAEMQIAVQGARLLCLDAARKYDLGQDISLEASIAKGNAIRMVGEVTDGALSLFGGIGYAVGSPVERLYRDARSLWFEEGTAEMQKMTIAEALLTNARRREREEKKNG; encoded by the coding sequence ATGAGCATCTTAAACGCTTCGGAACGGGACGCCATCCAGTTGAACCATTTAGCGATAGACCAAGATTTGATTCAGCGTGCGAACGAAATTCGCAATCGGGTGATCCAGTTCCGGGAGGAAGAGGGTAAGGATTGGGCCGAGCGGATCGAGCGGACGGAGACACTGCCGAAGGAACTGTGGGATCGCATGCGAGAATTGGGATTTCACAAGTTGACGCAGCCCAAGTGGGTTGGCGGTGAAGGACTGCCACTGACGCTTTATTTCCCGATTCTCGAGGAAATCGCGCATTGTCACGGGTCTATCCGCATGATTTTCCACGCGTACAACAGCATTTGGCGTACGGTCGGACAAGGCACCAAGGAGCAGCAGGAATACTGGCTCAAGAAGTTGGTTGACGAAGGTTCCTTGGTTGCTTTCGCACTCACGGAGCCGGACAACGGCACCGGTATTGATTTGCGGACGACGGCCACACCTGAGAACGGCAAGTTCATCCTCAATGGCCGCAAGCATTTGATCACATTTGCGGAAGAGGCCGGGGTCATCGCGGTCATTGCCAAGATGGAAGGCGGCGCGGGTCGCGGCGGATTGACGGCCTTTCTCATTCCGCAAGGACGCGCGGGCATGAAGCTGGAACCCATGCCTCACATGATGGGCGACAAAGGTTGCTCGCACGCCGTCATCACGTTCGAAAACTGTGAGGTCTCGGAGGACGAAGTGCTGGGCGAGATCGGTGAAGGATTCGGTGTGGCTGTTCGGGGCTTTCTTGACCAAAGCCGCGCTTGCATCGCCCAAAGTGCCGTCGGCCTCGCACAGGAGGCGCTCGATGCGACCATCCATTTTGTTCGTCACCGCACGACATTCGGCAAGGCCATCGCCAGCCGTCAAGCAATCCAGATGCGGCTTGCCGAGATGCAAATCGCAGTGCAAGGCGCGCGACTCCTATGCTTGGATGCGGCTCGCAAGTACGATCTCGGTCAAGACATCTCCTTGGAGGCTTCCATTGCCAAGGGTAACGCCATCCGCATGGTAGGCGAAGTGACGGACGGTGCTCTGTCCCTCTTTGGCGGCATCGGCTATGCAGTGGGCAGCCCAGTGGAGCGGTTGTATCGCGACGCGCGTTCCCTCTGGTTCGAAGAAGGTACAGCGGAAATGCAGAAGATGACGATTGCCGAAGCACTCCTGACCAACGCACGCCGACGCGAGCGGGAAGAGAAGAAGAACGGTTAA
- a CDS encoding helix-turn-helix domain-containing protein, whose amino-acid sequence MSFYTIPEDDDDVELGQKLRILREQKSWTLAQASEFAGISLSHLSAIENGTRPNPSFFVVVKLAQAYGVPLEYFLDRPENDPDDDLQVASEATQTYQEIAKRLVEDKALDDPSKLLEAIAKYLRDRSAKYDHDN is encoded by the coding sequence ATGAGTTTTTACACTATCCCAGAGGATGATGACGACGTGGAGTTAGGACAAAAACTGCGCATCTTACGAGAGCAAAAGTCCTGGACACTCGCCCAGGCCTCAGAGTTCGCAGGAATCTCCCTAAGCCATTTAAGTGCCATTGAAAATGGCACCCGTCCAAATCCATCCTTTTTTGTTGTGGTGAAACTTGCCCAAGCGTACGGGGTACCTCTTGAGTACTTTCTCGATAGGCCTGAGAACGATCCGGATGACGACCTACAAGTGGCGTCCGAAGCCACCCAAACCTACCAGGAAATTGCAAAGCGACTGGTCGAGGACAAAGCTCTGGATGATCCGTCCAAGCTGCTCGAGGCAATCGCCAAGTACTTGCGAGATCGAAGCGCGAAATACGATCACGACAACTAA
- a CDS encoding alcohol dehydrogenase catalytic domain-containing protein, producing MRAVVFSPDTGFRVTDVETPVAAPDEVVLRVAACGVCGSDRQVASGESAPAGTSFPLVMGHEIAGYIVALGSEVERWSAGDDVVVYPFIECGTCAACIHGQANLCVRQTCIGYARQGGFAEQVAVPAKQLVARPKAVSETSAALLVDAFATPYRAMNDAGVESGQTVLVIGTGGLGLAALRLARAFGVRSVGAVTRRPEGISTATQHGADIAISTDEPERSMARQLRRWAGAGGVDVVIDTIASTGTLALALEVVRPGGTVAVVGMSEDEAMFPVAKTVRRGTRIVASYGSRIEDVRKLMDWAASGRLDPSQLIAGIVPLDQLEKAFSGQRSSGRWVITPNS from the coding sequence ATGCGTGCGGTCGTTTTTTCACCCGACACTGGCTTTCGCGTCACCGATGTCGAGACACCTGTTGCCGCACCCGACGAGGTCGTACTTCGTGTTGCTGCCTGCGGTGTCTGCGGCAGCGACAGGCAAGTGGCCAGCGGCGAGTCAGCGCCCGCTGGCACGTCGTTTCCCTTGGTGATGGGCCACGAGATCGCAGGGTACATCGTCGCGTTGGGCTCGGAGGTTGAGCGATGGTCCGCGGGAGACGACGTCGTCGTTTACCCGTTCATCGAATGTGGTACATGTGCGGCCTGTATACACGGACAAGCTAACTTGTGCGTGCGACAAACGTGCATTGGCTACGCACGGCAGGGCGGATTTGCCGAACAAGTTGCCGTTCCGGCCAAGCAGCTCGTCGCGAGACCGAAGGCCGTCTCGGAGACTTCGGCGGCGTTGCTCGTTGATGCATTTGCAACGCCCTATCGGGCGATGAACGATGCTGGTGTTGAGAGCGGGCAGACGGTCCTCGTCATTGGCACGGGGGGCCTGGGACTCGCAGCCCTGCGTCTTGCTCGAGCGTTTGGTGTTCGCAGCGTGGGCGCCGTCACACGGCGTCCGGAAGGAATCAGCACCGCGACGCAACACGGAGCGGACATTGCGATTTCCACGGACGAACCCGAGCGGTCCATGGCGCGTCAACTTCGCCGGTGGGCGGGAGCTGGTGGAGTGGATGTCGTAATCGACACCATCGCGTCAACTGGTACCCTTGCCCTTGCTTTGGAGGTTGTTCGTCCCGGCGGAACCGTGGCCGTCGTCGGCATGTCGGAAGATGAGGCGATGTTTCCCGTGGCGAAGACGGTCCGGCGAGGAACGCGGATTGTTGCCAGTTATGGATCGCGAATTGAAGATGTGAGGAAGTTGATGGACTGGGCTGCTTCTGGTCGGCTCGATCCGTCACAGCTCATCGCCGGGATCGTCCCGCTCGATCAGTTGGAGAAGGCATTTTCCGGACAGCGCTCATCTGGTCGGTGGGTCATCACGCCGAATTCGTAG
- a CDS encoding ATP-binding protein, whose protein sequence is MSKFRSFLRPEQGDTHFEIHMSTLHKQLSLYEATTRWQNARYATVVLIKQDNKVDELRQMIYQLRMRLAEADLELGKKTQALEETQEILHQRTNQSDKHAVIGKLAAGIAHEVRNPLTSIRGFIQLLMPQLQSIGKESYGEILLSEIDRANGIIREFLSAAKHDTAMTAESVHVGNLLHEMFLLCQGEATLKGCLLDVDSAVDAHVVIDERQLKQVLLNIIHNGLDAIESQTSDGQGKLSVKASADDEHVRIVVQDNGVGISDKTKHYLFSPFYTTKPHGTGLGLAVCKRIVESYGGRIEVRSELGVGTEFELIFPRN, encoded by the coding sequence GTGTCGAAGTTCAGATCCTTCCTACGTCCGGAACAAGGAGACACGCATTTTGAAATTCATATGAGTACGTTGCACAAACAGCTTTCTCTCTATGAGGCAACGACTCGCTGGCAAAATGCTCGATATGCAACAGTCGTCTTGATCAAACAGGACAATAAGGTTGATGAACTACGGCAGATGATCTATCAGCTGCGCATGCGCCTGGCAGAAGCCGACCTTGAGTTGGGCAAAAAGACACAGGCGCTTGAAGAGACGCAGGAAATATTGCACCAGCGGACAAATCAGAGCGACAAACACGCTGTGATTGGTAAACTCGCGGCGGGAATTGCTCACGAGGTACGCAATCCTTTGACCTCCATCAGAGGCTTCATACAGTTGCTCATGCCGCAGTTACAATCAATCGGCAAAGAGAGCTATGGGGAGATTCTGCTCTCTGAAATTGACCGTGCAAATGGCATCATCAGAGAGTTTCTCAGTGCCGCAAAACACGATACGGCCATGACGGCGGAATCTGTCCATGTGGGAAATCTGTTGCATGAGATGTTTTTGCTGTGTCAGGGTGAGGCGACACTCAAGGGATGCCTACTTGATGTGGATTCCGCGGTTGATGCACACGTCGTGATCGACGAACGGCAATTGAAGCAGGTGTTGTTAAATATCATCCACAACGGCCTAGACGCAATTGAGTCGCAGACAAGTGACGGTCAAGGTAAGCTGAGTGTAAAAGCGTCTGCGGATGATGAGCACGTACGCATTGTTGTTCAAGATAATGGAGTCGGGATCTCCGATAAAACGAAACATTATTTGTTTTCTCCTTTTTACACAACAAAGCCGCATGGAACGGGTCTCGGTTTAGCCGTTTGTAAGCGTATTGTGGAAAGCTATGGTGGAAGAATCGAAGTCCGTAGCGAACTCGGCGTCGGAACGGAGTTTGAGTTGATTTTCCCTCGTAACTAG
- a CDS encoding class I adenylate-forming enzyme family protein: MFDFQGRTLSEARAQEYIDKGYWPDESFVDVLARDVELYPDLVHKDEERSLTYKELWEEVESLAAELYARGIRKGDTVAIQLPNVLDYVVAVFGIARIGAIGVLLQIDLGREAIHASLERSKAKAWIIADSFRGQPLYEMALEVQRELPELQYVILQGDPSRAPSDVLTFAQLRSSEKVLSDAELAANRPSRLDAFLMVFTSGTTGSPKGVVQLHANYLWAARAYAKNFGYESGDGVLVLAPICHQTGMLAGVMMPITTGGRILLLERFSASRVIKWIEAEKPAFLVGAPPHVIHVTNSPNLKSADTSSVKLFIYAGAPVPSSVLERLQADGGIKVGGMFGWTEGFVATATRPDDPLEALSGTVGFVVPGVEVRLVDEDGEDVKPGEPGEMWSRGPNFSAGYYENPVAANRQWDKDGWFHSGDVLRQDENGRFKFIARADDIINRGGTKIDPKSVEDVISAHQAVQNVVVVGAPDDTLGQQSVACVVLQEGAEPFSLPELRDFLGQRGLAKFQFPDRLEFLTELPTTHSGKIKKKDLRERFRLEAEGK; encoded by the coding sequence ATGTTTGACTTTCAAGGGAGGACACTGTCCGAAGCACGGGCCCAGGAGTACATCGACAAAGGCTACTGGCCAGACGAATCGTTTGTCGATGTCTTAGCGCGAGACGTAGAGCTATACCCTGACCTTGTCCACAAAGATGAAGAACGAAGCCTCACGTACAAAGAACTGTGGGAAGAAGTCGAGTCGCTCGCTGCCGAACTGTACGCGAGAGGCATTCGCAAGGGTGACACCGTTGCTATCCAGCTCCCAAATGTACTCGACTATGTGGTAGCCGTCTTTGGGATCGCGCGCATTGGTGCGATTGGTGTGTTGCTTCAGATCGATCTCGGCCGCGAAGCCATCCACGCAAGTCTCGAACGGTCCAAGGCTAAGGCATGGATTATCGCCGATAGCTTCCGCGGACAGCCACTCTACGAAATGGCATTGGAAGTTCAGCGAGAACTTCCAGAGCTGCAGTACGTCATTTTGCAGGGAGACCCGTCGCGCGCGCCGAGCGATGTGTTGACCTTCGCACAACTGCGCAGCAGCGAGAAGGTGCTGTCTGATGCGGAATTGGCCGCAAACCGGCCAAGTCGTCTCGACGCGTTTTTGATGGTCTTCACGTCCGGCACAACCGGATCGCCAAAGGGTGTCGTTCAGCTTCACGCAAACTACCTCTGGGCTGCGCGTGCATACGCCAAAAACTTTGGTTACGAAAGTGGCGACGGCGTGCTTGTCTTGGCGCCTATCTGCCACCAGACAGGGATGCTTGCAGGGGTCATGATGCCCATCACAACGGGCGGCCGCATTTTGTTGCTTGAGCGGTTTTCCGCGAGTCGCGTGATCAAGTGGATCGAGGCAGAAAAGCCCGCTTTCCTAGTGGGCGCACCGCCGCACGTCATTCACGTGACGAACTCGCCGAACTTGAAATCTGCTGACACGTCCAGCGTCAAGCTGTTTATCTACGCTGGGGCACCCGTCCCGAGCTCTGTTCTCGAACGCCTGCAGGCTGACGGCGGGATCAAAGTGGGTGGCATGTTCGGTTGGACTGAGGGATTTGTCGCTACGGCAACACGCCCAGACGATCCGCTCGAAGCACTCAGCGGAACCGTCGGTTTTGTCGTTCCTGGCGTGGAAGTACGCCTGGTCGACGAAGACGGAGAAGATGTGAAACCTGGCGAACCAGGTGAAATGTGGTCCCGTGGTCCGAACTTCAGCGCCGGTTATTATGAAAATCCAGTAGCCGCGAACCGTCAGTGGGACAAGGATGGTTGGTTCCACTCTGGTGACGTCTTGCGTCAGGACGAAAACGGGCGCTTTAAGTTTATTGCACGCGCCGACGATATCATCAATCGCGGTGGTACCAAGATCGATCCGAAGAGCGTCGAAGACGTGATCTCCGCGCACCAAGCCGTCCAAAACGTCGTCGTCGTCGGCGCACCGGATGACACATTGGGACAGCAGAGTGTAGCGTGTGTCGTCTTACAAGAGGGTGCAGAACCGTTCTCCCTGCCGGAACTCCGTGATTTTCTTGGACAACGCGGGCTTGCCAAGTTCCAGTTCCCGGACAGGCTGGAGTTCCTCACCGAGCTGCCAACGACGCACTCTGGGAAAATCAAGAAAAAAGATCTGCGCGAGCGCTTTCGCCTCGAAGCAGAAGGCAAATAA
- the proS gene encoding proline--tRNA ligase yields the protein MAKENKAFVKEITPQSEDFSRWYLDVIQKADLMDYSPVRGCIVFKPDSYEIWEACQRELDKEFKRTGHRNAYFPLFIPESFFQKEKEHVEGFNPELPWVTEAGGDKLEERLAVRPTSETMIGHMYAQWIQSYRDLPVLLNQWANVVRWEKRTLPFLRTSEFLWQEGHTAHATEDEARAETMQMLDIYTRFVEDFLAIPVIQGQKTPSEKFAGAVDTYSIEAIMKDGKALQAGTSHYLGQNFAKGFDIQYLDKDNQLKHVYTTSWGISTRLLGALIMVHGDDRGLSLPPKVATTQVIIIPIGPQKSREPVVEAAGNILNQLQGLGLRVRMDARDDVSPGWKFNEYEMRGVPIRLEIGPRDLENQQVVLVRRDTGEKQFVPISELETALPSLLDTIQHDMFEAAKTFREDHSYTAENLEEMTSYINDKRGFVLAGWCGSDECERAVKDACSATSRNIPFDPPAQPTNCVNCGKPAKHAVWFAKSY from the coding sequence ATGGCGAAGGAAAATAAAGCATTTGTGAAAGAAATCACCCCGCAAAGCGAGGATTTTTCTCGTTGGTATTTGGATGTAATCCAAAAAGCTGACCTGATGGATTACTCGCCAGTTCGCGGTTGTATTGTTTTCAAACCTGATTCATACGAGATTTGGGAAGCTTGCCAACGTGAGCTGGACAAGGAATTTAAGCGCACAGGTCACAGAAACGCATATTTCCCCCTGTTCATTCCTGAAAGCTTCTTCCAAAAAGAGAAGGAACACGTAGAAGGCTTCAATCCCGAATTGCCTTGGGTGACTGAAGCGGGCGGGGACAAGCTTGAAGAACGATTGGCTGTACGACCTACATCGGAGACGATGATTGGCCATATGTACGCGCAGTGGATTCAATCCTATCGTGATTTGCCGGTGCTATTAAACCAATGGGCGAACGTTGTGCGTTGGGAAAAGCGTACGCTTCCTTTCCTTCGGACAAGTGAATTTTTGTGGCAGGAAGGGCACACTGCCCATGCAACCGAGGACGAAGCTCGTGCCGAGACCATGCAGATGCTCGACATCTATACGCGTTTTGTGGAGGACTTCCTGGCTATTCCGGTCATTCAAGGGCAGAAGACCCCGAGTGAGAAATTTGCTGGTGCTGTCGATACATACTCCATCGAAGCCATCATGAAAGACGGTAAAGCTCTCCAGGCTGGTACGTCGCATTATCTTGGTCAAAACTTTGCCAAGGGATTCGATATTCAGTATCTCGACAAAGACAATCAACTGAAACACGTCTATACAACTTCATGGGGGATTTCCACGCGTCTGCTCGGAGCACTCATCATGGTTCACGGGGATGACCGTGGACTGTCTCTTCCTCCCAAAGTCGCAACAACGCAAGTCATCATCATCCCAATTGGGCCGCAAAAATCACGTGAACCGGTCGTCGAGGCTGCGGGCAACATCCTCAACCAATTGCAGGGTTTGGGTTTACGTGTTCGCATGGATGCACGAGACGATGTGAGCCCAGGTTGGAAGTTCAACGAATACGAAATGCGTGGGGTTCCCATTCGCTTGGAAATTGGGCCGCGCGATTTGGAAAACCAACAAGTCGTCCTTGTTCGCCGGGATACGGGGGAAAAACAATTTGTGCCGATTTCCGAGCTGGAAACGGCCTTACCTTCACTTCTCGATACCATTCAACACGACATGTTCGAGGCAGCGAAAACGTTCCGTGAAGACCATTCGTACACTGCTGAGAACCTGGAAGAAATGACATCCTATATCAATGATAAGCGGGGATTTGTACTCGCCGGGTGGTGTGGATCGGACGAATGCGAACGTGCGGTAAAAGATGCATGTAGCGCAACGAGCCGGAATATCCCATTCGATCCCCCGGCACAACCCACAAATTGTGTTAACTGCGGTAAGCCTGCAAAACACGCTGTGTGGTTTGCGAAGTCATACTAA
- a CDS encoding SDR family oxidoreductase, translating into MAGLLEGKKAFITGSSRGIGRATAVAMARQGADIVIHYRRDAEQAEAAADEVRELGREALVVKAELESQEEVNAAFDVIEREWGHLDIFMANAAASAFKPIDQLKDYHLDKTYRVVLHSTVFAAQRCIPLMSGRAGRIITMSSMGSEYTLPRYTTLGTAKAALESLTRYLASELGPKGITVNALNPGVVDTESAKFYGGDHNDEYHADVIAHTPLGRLGTAEDVADAAVFLASDLSRFITGQVIKVDGGLTLLTGGFESF; encoded by the coding sequence GTGGCAGGTTTGCTCGAAGGAAAGAAAGCATTTATCACAGGCAGTAGCCGCGGCATCGGTCGCGCAACCGCTGTAGCCATGGCCCGTCAAGGTGCGGACATCGTCATTCACTACCGTCGTGACGCGGAACAGGCAGAAGCAGCCGCAGATGAGGTGCGCGAACTGGGCCGCGAAGCGTTGGTTGTGAAGGCGGAACTGGAAAGCCAAGAGGAAGTGAACGCGGCGTTCGACGTGATCGAACGGGAATGGGGCCACTTGGACATTTTTATGGCCAATGCTGCCGCCAGTGCGTTCAAGCCGATTGACCAACTGAAGGATTATCACCTGGACAAAACATATCGCGTCGTCCTTCACAGCACCGTCTTCGCCGCACAGCGTTGCATTCCGTTGATGAGCGGCAGGGCTGGGCGTATTATCACGATGTCGAGCATGGGCAGTGAATACACGCTGCCACGCTATACAACCCTGGGAACGGCTAAGGCTGCGCTCGAGTCTTTGACGCGCTACCTTGCGTCTGAACTCGGTCCAAAGGGCATCACGGTCAATGCGCTCAACCCAGGTGTTGTTGATACAGAATCCGCTAAGTTTTACGGCGGCGATCACAACGACGAGTACCACGCCGACGTCATCGCGCATACACCACTGGGCCGTTTGGGTACAGCGGAGGATGTCGCAGATGCCGCCGTGTTCTTGGCCAGTGACTTGTCGCGCTTCATCACGGGACAAGTGATCAAGGTCGACGGCGGGCTCACCCTTTTAACCGGCGGCTTTGAAAGCTTCTAA
- the tlp gene encoding small acid-soluble spore protein Tlp, producing the protein MAKPDDRSDNVERLQHAISNTMENLRESEDFLRAHKGEMHATDVADLKAKNERREEAIEGFRSEIKDEADYQAGQSHR; encoded by the coding sequence ATGGCGAAGCCAGATGATCGTTCGGACAACGTGGAACGTTTGCAACATGCGATTAGCAATACCATGGAAAATCTTCGTGAGTCGGAGGATTTCCTGCGGGCGCATAAGGGTGAAATGCACGCTACCGATGTAGCCGATCTCAAAGCAAAGAATGAACGCCGCGAGGAAGCAATTGAGGGATTCCGTTCGGAAATCAAAGATGAGGCTGACTATCAGGCTGGACAGTCGCATCGATAA
- a CDS encoding helix-turn-helix domain-containing protein, which produces MEWFKLGELAQRLKYYRKLRRMSVRDLAKLAHVSISYIYAIEAGARGSNATKLGQIAEALGVQLSDLWGDSRTDD; this is translated from the coding sequence TTGGAGTGGTTCAAATTGGGGGAACTTGCTCAGCGGTTAAAATATTATCGCAAATTGAGGCGGATGTCAGTTCGGGATTTGGCCAAGCTGGCACATGTCAGTATCAGCTACATTTACGCCATTGAAGCAGGTGCTCGAGGCAGTAATGCGACAAAACTCGGACAAATTGCCGAAGCGCTCGGTGTGCAGTTAAGCGACTTGTGGGGGGATTCTCGAACCGATGACTGA
- a CDS encoding metal-dependent hydrolase has translation MDTTAHAVVGAGVFATYAASGSSLGTGVAIASFTAAVLGAEAPDIDIVYQLFRGPVAYLYQHRQISHSLPMWFVYSFVIAGIVDLFASGHFWLYFWLSLAGVLTHVGTDMLTTYGTRAFWPFTNRRWHADCLFVVEPIYIILFVIGLVLVQLGSAFVPTVIFLDLVAIIYTLWRIVLRLWLGRILTTALAPEEREIWRVIPTIFPVPHGYKYVVKNGLDYRLGSFTWTGTPVEEARITSQSNPAVTFALKHSRVGRAMAWFSPTLIADTRQDGAWTVVRLADASVRYGDSLCFSGVIDLAKTKHDDFTVIHEGLRAQDLHTQKLWHDSFRAVGERIRLYIPIPRGYRSKSRD, from the coding sequence TTGGACACTACAGCACATGCCGTTGTCGGTGCGGGTGTTTTTGCCACGTACGCAGCATCTGGTTCTTCACTCGGTACAGGAGTTGCTATTGCGAGTTTCACGGCAGCGGTACTGGGTGCGGAAGCACCGGACATCGATATCGTTTATCAGTTGTTTCGTGGGCCGGTAGCGTACCTCTACCAGCATCGCCAAATTTCTCACAGTTTGCCAATGTGGTTTGTCTATTCGTTTGTCATTGCCGGTATCGTTGATCTGTTCGCTTCCGGCCACTTTTGGTTATATTTTTGGCTTTCTCTCGCCGGTGTGCTTACGCATGTTGGAACGGACATGTTAACAACGTATGGAACACGTGCTTTTTGGCCGTTTACAAATCGACGATGGCACGCGGATTGCTTGTTCGTTGTCGAACCGATATACATCATTCTGTTCGTGATCGGGCTTGTCCTCGTTCAACTTGGCAGTGCTTTCGTTCCTACAGTTATTTTCCTCGATCTCGTCGCCATCATCTACACTTTGTGGCGCATCGTACTTCGGCTTTGGCTGGGACGGATATTAACCACCGCTCTCGCTCCGGAGGAAAGGGAGATATGGCGTGTTATACCAACAATTTTTCCCGTTCCGCACGGGTATAAATACGTCGTGAAGAACGGGCTTGACTACCGCTTAGGGTCGTTCACGTGGACGGGAACACCAGTGGAAGAAGCACGCATTACTTCACAATCAAACCCTGCCGTCACATTTGCGCTTAAGCATAGCCGTGTCGGACGGGCTATGGCATGGTTTTCACCGACCCTCATTGCTGACACGCGGCAAGACGGAGCATGGACTGTGGTTAGACTGGCTGATGCGTCAGTGCGGTACGGTGACAGCTTATGTTTCAGCGGCGTGATCGACTTAGCGAAAACCAAGCACGACGATTTTACCGTGATTCACGAGGGGCTGCGCGCCCAGGACCTTCATACGCAGAAGCTATGGCATGATTCGTTTCGAGCAGTCGGTGAACGTATTCGCTTGTATATCCCCATTCCCAGAGGCTATCGTTCGAAGAGCAGAGATTAG
- the acpP gene encoding acyl carrier protein encodes MAEALTKDQITEKVVKVVCNQLQVEKSEVKPASLFVDDLGADSLDLTELAVAFEDEFEIEIPEADFGQLSTVAGVVEYIAGRLA; translated from the coding sequence ATGGCAGAAGCACTAACAAAGGATCAAATCACGGAGAAAGTGGTTAAGGTTGTTTGCAATCAACTTCAGGTGGAAAAGTCCGAAGTGAAGCCAGCGAGCTTATTTGTTGACGATCTCGGCGCGGACTCCCTCGACCTGACAGAACTAGCTGTCGCTTTTGAAGATGAGTTTGAAATCGAAATTCCCGAAGCGGACTTTGGTCAACTGTCCACGGTTGCTGGTGTCGTCGAATACATTGCTGGTCGCCTCGCTTAA